The following proteins are co-located in the Candidatus Nitrotoga sp. AM1P genome:
- a CDS encoding PEP-CTERM sorting domain-containing protein (PEP-CTERM proteins occur, often in large numbers, in the proteomes of bacteria that also encode an exosortase, a predicted intramembrane cysteine proteinase. The presence of a PEP-CTERM domain at a protein's C-terminus predicts cleavage within the sorting domain, followed by covalent anchoring to some some component of the (usually Gram-negative) cell surface. Many PEP-CTERM proteins exhibit an unusual sequence composition that includes large numbers of potential glycosylation sites. Expression of one such protein has been shown restore the ability of a bacterium to form floc, a type of biofilm.), producing MKKFNLIAFTGIIFAMGMATTFGQAFAAVIYQSASPGPADCTAGGSTLDNTQFLGARFNLGSTTTLTGVGGRVCGSSAADDFFAAILPLTGPGALPGFDPLDLVSNALASATFVPGDGGNDVTIPFSLTLGPGNYALVFGAGLLGTSGFGWMPETNTDLPGASYFFAGVDSGGGTSSWNEGDFTNTRFFVMADASTNPIPEPATALLVLLGIGMTTWSRRGRPPV from the coding sequence ATGAAAAAATTTAACTTGATAGCATTCACCGGAATCATTTTTGCCATGGGCATGGCAACTACGTTTGGCCAGGCGTTCGCTGCGGTGATTTACCAATCCGCCAGTCCCGGCCCGGCTGACTGCACGGCGGGTGGCTCCACTCTCGATAACACCCAGTTCCTCGGTGCCCGCTTCAACTTGGGGTCGACAACAACGCTCACCGGGGTGGGCGGGCGCGTCTGCGGGTCATCTGCTGCGGATGATTTTTTCGCCGCCATCCTGCCTCTGACCGGCCCCGGCGCGTTACCGGGTTTTGATCCGCTGGATCTGGTAAGCAATGCGCTGGCGTCTGCGACCTTTGTGCCGGGCGACGGGGGTAATGATGTGACGATTCCGTTTTCTCTCACCTTGGGGCCGGGTAACTATGCGCTGGTGTTCGGTGCAGGCCTGCTTGGCACCAGCGGGTTTGGCTGGATGCCGGAGACCAACACGGATCTACCGGGCGCAAGTTATTTCTTCGCTGGCGTTGATAGCGGTGGTGGCACGAGCAGTTGGAATGAAGGTGATTTCACCAATACCCGCTTTTTTGTCATGGCAGATGCCTCAACTAACCCAATACCCGAACCCGCCACAGCGCTGCTGGTGTTGTTGGGCATTGGCATGACAACATGGAGCCGGCGCGGTCGACCCCCGGTTTGA
- a CDS encoding glycoside hydrolase family 3 protein, protein MCTFGLSLWAIAELSTAKVIIGDSPHYVVPVATDAAMIGQLLLVHIRYHQDGSNQLELDDSTRAMLAHVQPGGVVLYGANISSAQQVRKLIADIRAVLRIPPFIAIDEEGGRVSRIRGLEGAVMIPSARNLALRGQDAIEKAYTTIGIELAALNINMDLAPVADLGFYPARPYLGDRAFSSKPEIVSRAVAIAVNALQTCGVIAVVKHFPGHGRTQDNSHETGAVIKATRAELEADLQPFRAAFAVGAGGLMTAHVAYPALDATGLVASVSEPILQGLARRELGFNGLIVTDAIEMRGLTPQISEKDAALAAFMAGADLLMGPTNPLEILNYLRQALSSPNAKMVEARARLLDSYRRIMTTKYDYKIAPPQY, encoded by the coding sequence ATGTGCACGTTTGGACTGTCGCTGTGGGCCATAGCAGAACTGTCGACAGCCAAGGTCATCATCGGTGATTCCCCTCATTATGTGGTTCCGGTGGCGACTGATGCGGCGATGATAGGGCAATTGTTACTCGTACACATCCGCTACCACCAGGATGGCTCCAACCAGTTGGAGCTCGACGATTCCACGCGCGCGATGCTTGCCCACGTACAACCCGGGGGCGTGGTGCTCTATGGCGCCAATATTTCGTCCGCACAGCAGGTACGCAAACTAATCGCCGATATTCGCGCCGTATTGCGGATTCCCCCCTTCATCGCCATCGACGAAGAAGGGGGGCGCGTTTCACGGATTCGAGGGCTTGAGGGGGCGGTCATGATTCCGTCAGCACGTAATCTTGCGTTGCGTGGCCAGGATGCCATTGAAAAAGCATACACCACCATCGGCATTGAGTTGGCAGCACTCAATATAAACATGGATCTTGCGCCTGTTGCTGACCTGGGATTTTACCCAGCACGACCGTATTTGGGCGATCGCGCTTTCTCTTCCAAACCTGAAATAGTTTCGCGGGCCGTCGCAATCGCTGTAAACGCACTACAGACGTGTGGTGTAATCGCGGTCGTCAAACATTTTCCGGGGCATGGACGCACGCAAGACAACAGTCATGAAACGGGCGCCGTGATCAAAGCCACGCGCGCCGAACTCGAGGCCGATTTACAACCGTTCCGCGCGGCGTTTGCAGTGGGTGCTGGCGGACTGATGACTGCGCATGTCGCATACCCCGCACTAGACGCTACCGGTTTGGTGGCCAGCGTTTCTGAACCCATTCTGCAAGGGCTTGCACGGCGAGAGCTAGGTTTTAATGGACTCATCGTTACCGATGCCATCGAGATGCGTGGCCTCACACCGCAAATTTCGGAAAAAGATGCTGCGCTCGCGGCATTTATGGCCGGGGCCGATCTACTCATGGGGCCGACAAACCCATTGGAAATACTCAATTATCTGAGACAAGCGCTCTCGTCCCCTAACGCTAAAATGGTAGAAGCGCGCGCACGGCTCCTAGATTCATATCGGCGCATTATGACGACCAAGTATGACTACAAAATAGCGCCGCCACAGTATTGA
- a CDS encoding vanadium-dependent haloperoxidase, whose product MRRYDRVYASACRGGWASECRESFYSDCLAAMAACGRQASPAAASNTDPVIESSLPAQDKTAKGAASWQANWTREPASLVWNDFALKLVVKYRLNPLRASRTLALLHVANYEAVRLAAREKLPKPAQALALHSAASAMLEYLFPLESPGRYQSLGRAAYLAYTTDPPKLKSYDQAWELGQQAAASLINRALLDGASLTWNPADQPAMTPGHWRPAPPVFARFPTAPLAARWRTWLEATRALGAPPPVLYDSPAYWDETQEVLRVNKALTLEQKKIADDWNLDQGSVTPAGVWNMKAAKLIEKNHLDTAGAARLFSALNVAMADAMIAAWRVKYQFWTQRPVAAIQDKFDPKFMPYLVTPSFPSYVSAHATVSGAASVVLTGFFPEAGDELQKAAAEAALSRLYGGIHFSSDNNQGLALGRRVGEIVLQQLRQAGANNSHKAGKGLRTQGN is encoded by the coding sequence TTGCGCCGTTATGATCGCGTTTATGCTTCTGCCTGCCGCGGTGGATGGGCGAGTGAATGCCGCGAATCTTTCTACTCAGACTGCCTGGCCGCAATGGCTGCCTGCGGAAGACAGGCAAGCCCAGCAGCAGCCAGCAATACCGATCCGGTTATCGAATCGTCCCTTCCCGCGCAGGATAAAACGGCCAAGGGTGCTGCTTCATGGCAGGCGAACTGGACGCGGGAGCCGGCTAGCTTGGTATGGAACGACTTTGCCCTGAAGCTGGTGGTGAAGTACCGGCTCAACCCGTTGCGGGCAAGCCGCACGTTGGCGCTGCTTCATGTGGCAAATTATGAAGCGGTGCGTCTGGCAGCGCGCGAGAAATTGCCGAAACCGGCGCAAGCGCTTGCGCTGCATTCCGCTGCTTCAGCCATGCTGGAATATTTGTTCCCGCTGGAGTCGCCGGGGCGTTATCAGTCCTTGGGCCGGGCCGCTTATCTGGCCTATACAACTGACCCACCGAAGCTAAAGAGTTATGACCAAGCTTGGGAATTGGGACAGCAGGCGGCCGCCAGTTTGATCAACCGCGCCCTGCTGGACGGAGCCAGCCTGACCTGGAACCCGGCTGACCAGCCGGCGATGACACCTGGCCACTGGCGCCCCGCGCCGCCGGTATTTGCCCGTTTTCCGACAGCGCCTCTTGCGGCGCGCTGGCGCACCTGGCTGGAGGCGACGCGGGCACTGGGGGCGCCGCCACCAGTGCTTTATGACAGCCCGGCCTATTGGGACGAAACGCAGGAGGTGCTACGGGTAAACAAGGCACTGACGTTGGAGCAAAAGAAGATTGCGGATGACTGGAATCTGGATCAGGGATCCGTGACCCCTGCTGGAGTGTGGAACATGAAGGCCGCAAAGCTGATAGAGAAAAATCACCTGGACACAGCTGGGGCCGCACGCCTGTTTTCTGCCCTCAATGTGGCCATGGCAGATGCCATGATCGCCGCATGGCGGGTCAAGTATCAATTTTGGACGCAACGTCCGGTAGCGGCCATTCAAGATAAGTTTGACCCGAAATTCATGCCTTACCTGGTTACGCCTTCATTCCCGAGTTATGTTTCGGCACATGCGACGGTATCCGGCGCCGCATCGGTAGTACTGACAGGATTCTTCCCGGAAGCAGGCGACGAATTGCAAAAAGCCGCCGCGGAGGCAGCTCTGTCGCGTTTGTATGGCGGCATACATTTTTCGAGCGATAACAATCAGGGCTTAGCTCTTGGACGCAGAGTTGGGGAGATTGTGCTGCAACAGTTGCGTCAAGCCGGTGCGAACAATTCACATAAGGCCGGCAAAGGGCTTAGAACGCAAGGTAATTAA
- a CDS encoding glycosyltransferase has product MYPGNKSTLPLVSVIVRSMGRPELRLALESIAGQDYPNVEVIVVDATGGSHPALPAITWQSGHSIRIVGGHRRLPRPQAANEGLQAVNGEWFCFLDDDDTYDFDFLSAMLNASHAHPEALLIYGRTRVFDENGKVEKLFGSPFNRALMYFGPLFYWQAAIIRRKVIELGCHFDETLEICEDRDFLNQIAEHSDFVFVPVVGFNYHPYLGTSGTGSKATRDIPRLERSENILRSKWSGASSYHTRRLVEMCMGAVRAFHDGNFALSRTLFDKTLEAYPDDPSALHGLARLDLHDGQLATAEKLVRRAIEINPSVDEFRMTMALILEASHQYEEALAFARQAGINPIFQATADALARRLPVTARATLPSTTGVQQLGRLAPCPCGSGRRFKECCGAIRPNQEPTMIKANHNSRVTIIMTIRERHSLTIQALKSILSNTPPIFRLIFVDCLSPVWIREQLETLAHQYGIELVHTEDPLWPNQARIKILDRISSEYTVFIDNDVQVEPGWLEKLVACADETGAGIVGPLYLWGDGKSTPKIHMAGGRLIIHPDVSRDGLVMEEEHLLFNRRPEDVQEQLFRKPCDYVEYHCMLIRTQLLQEHGLLDDGIISVHEHIDAALAAKRLGYATYLEPASRVNYLAFADFLLEDLPIFRVRWSRDAGEQSILNFAKKWGVCDDQRSFGQVRIFLSKHVGHIDPLRTNIPPRQAWNTTMRKEELQQTRSGLLDMAIEHGYQAAELTLLSEAYFTAQALMTGRYRSCGRPFINHLAGTASVLLRYDFRIEVVMAGLLHAAYTHCPAHPEGKQAAHDEVCSKLGGEDNKVERLVRGYTLKGTKSPRNQVRVTDVGRFTIFDAEVQMIALANEIDMYLSGETRYSAPRNDEITPAQLDVAAKICEIIGVSGMSHSLQQEHNDKRLPPPLSLLTQQNMSYQLNPFPQGTV; this is encoded by the coding sequence ATGTATCCTGGCAATAAGTCGACTCTACCACTTGTATCGGTCATCGTGCGCAGCATGGGGCGACCGGAACTTCGCTTGGCGCTGGAATCGATCGCAGGGCAGGATTATCCAAACGTTGAGGTTATCGTGGTCGATGCAACGGGCGGAAGCCACCCGGCGCTGCCAGCTATAACCTGGCAATCCGGCCATTCGATACGAATCGTCGGCGGCCACCGCCGTTTGCCGCGACCCCAAGCCGCCAACGAAGGATTGCAAGCCGTAAATGGTGAGTGGTTCTGCTTTCTGGACGATGACGACACTTACGATTTTGACTTCCTCTCGGCCATGCTGAACGCCTCCCATGCCCATCCCGAAGCACTACTGATTTACGGTCGAACCCGAGTGTTTGATGAAAACGGGAAGGTCGAAAAGTTGTTTGGTAGCCCGTTCAACCGCGCATTGATGTACTTCGGACCATTGTTTTACTGGCAAGCGGCGATTATTCGCCGCAAAGTCATTGAATTAGGCTGCCACTTTGATGAAACACTCGAAATTTGCGAGGATCGCGATTTTCTGAATCAAATTGCAGAGCACTCCGATTTTGTATTCGTTCCGGTTGTGGGATTCAATTATCACCCCTACTTGGGCACCTCGGGCACAGGCTCCAAAGCAACTCGGGATATACCTCGCCTCGAACGTTCGGAAAATATTTTGCGATCAAAATGGTCCGGCGCATCGTCCTATCATACCCGCCGCCTTGTTGAGATGTGCATGGGGGCAGTTCGCGCCTTTCATGACGGAAATTTTGCACTTTCCCGCACCTTGTTTGATAAAACGCTTGAAGCGTACCCGGATGACCCCAGTGCCTTGCATGGGCTCGCCCGACTGGACCTTCACGACGGTCAGCTGGCTACGGCAGAAAAATTGGTTCGACGGGCAATCGAAATCAATCCGTCAGTCGACGAGTTTCGCATGACCATGGCACTCATTCTAGAGGCATCCCATCAATACGAAGAAGCACTTGCCTTTGCCCGGCAAGCGGGAATCAATCCGATATTTCAGGCGACTGCCGATGCACTCGCCCGACGCCTGCCTGTCACTGCCCGAGCAACACTTCCCTCCACTACAGGTGTCCAACAACTGGGGCGACTGGCACCGTGCCCATGCGGCAGTGGACGTCGCTTTAAGGAATGTTGCGGGGCTATCCGGCCAAATCAAGAACCCACCATGATTAAGGCCAACCACAACTCTCGCGTTACGATCATTATGACGATTCGGGAACGTCACAGCCTGACGATCCAAGCCTTAAAGTCTATCCTGTCCAACACACCCCCCATTTTCCGCCTCATTTTCGTGGACTGCCTTTCGCCAGTCTGGATTCGTGAGCAACTTGAAACGCTGGCCCACCAATACGGAATTGAATTGGTACACACCGAAGACCCGCTCTGGCCCAATCAAGCCAGAATAAAAATTCTGGATCGCATATCGTCTGAATATACCGTATTCATCGACAACGACGTTCAGGTTGAACCGGGCTGGCTGGAGAAGCTGGTTGCCTGCGCAGATGAGACCGGTGCTGGCATTGTGGGGCCTTTGTACCTTTGGGGCGACGGCAAATCCACGCCAAAAATCCACATGGCGGGCGGCAGGCTTATTATTCACCCAGACGTCAGCCGTGATGGACTGGTCATGGAAGAGGAGCATCTGCTCTTCAATCGCCGACCAGAGGACGTGCAGGAACAGCTCTTCAGAAAACCCTGCGATTATGTTGAATACCACTGCATGCTGATCCGCACCCAACTCCTGCAGGAGCATGGCCTGCTTGACGATGGAATCATCTCTGTCCATGAACATATTGATGCTGCACTTGCAGCTAAGCGGCTGGGTTACGCTACTTACCTGGAGCCTGCATCACGTGTGAACTACCTTGCTTTCGCCGATTTTCTGCTGGAGGATCTTCCCATTTTTAGAGTACGCTGGTCGCGGGATGCGGGCGAACAAAGCATTCTAAATTTTGCAAAAAAATGGGGGGTTTGCGACGACCAACGTTCCTTTGGCCAAGTACGTATTTTTCTGAGCAAGCATGTTGGCCACATCGATCCGCTCAGAACAAATATCCCTCCGCGCCAGGCGTGGAACACTACTATGCGCAAAGAAGAGCTACAGCAGACTCGTTCAGGCTTGCTGGATATGGCCATAGAGCACGGCTATCAAGCCGCAGAACTTACCTTACTAAGCGAGGCCTATTTCACTGCACAAGCACTCATGACGGGTAGATATCGCTCATGTGGTCGGCCCTTCATTAACCATCTAGCAGGTACCGCCAGCGTACTTCTGCGCTATGATTTTCGAATTGAAGTGGTAATGGCAGGGCTGCTGCACGCGGCATACACTCATTGCCCGGCCCATCCGGAAGGCAAACAGGCAGCGCATGACGAGGTTTGCAGTAAACTCGGTGGAGAAGACAACAAAGTGGAGCGTCTGGTCAGAGGCTATACGCTCAAAGGAACGAAATCGCCGAGAAATCAGGTTAGGGTAACGGATGTCGGGCGATTTACTATTTTTGATGCCGAAGTGCAGATGATTGCCCTTGCCAACGAGATTGATATGTACCTGAGTGGCGAAACCCGCTATTCGGCACCTCGTAACGATGAAATAACTCCGGCACAACTGGACGTAGCCGCCAAAATTTGCGAGATTATTGGGGTAAGCGGTATGTCCCACAGCCTGCAGCAAGAACATAACGATAAGCGGCTACCACCCCCGCTCAGCTTACTCACCCAGCAAAACATGAGCTATCAGCTCAATCCTTTCCCACAGGGCACTGTATGA
- a CDS encoding AMP-binding protein: protein MGTEAKAALAIGAAIDFAMPQSLQDALQLALANHFNGAFVFSNGVLASEEFSYSHIWNRALCMLRGLQESGCKRGNVLIIDAGNPATFIPALWATLLGGMVAVPLTFSRWNVRAHHEFKDRLDKIHATLAQPLILSDDEDLFWNKGRRQISFHQLREYSPAEGITSTDWGAPAVLISTSGTTGLPQLVTLSGKALMHRWWPAGPSAPNQTRFLNWMPLDHVMGLGVAGPNGRLKIQLSPESFVQKPLGWLDLIQSHSITHAGMSNFGMKLIADAASSSNWDLSSLQRVGVGTEMVSAKVCTRFIEVLVGNGAPAETIILGYGLSECGPVAGGKRSFQPALHNNGHEPPLIDFPTQGHSVRIVDQDGSLCQEEEIGQIEVCGPTMTSGYYGSPELNKLIFTADSWFRTGDTGYLRGGCLCVTGREKEVILVNALKFSCSEIDSVIQSIPGISLAYVFPWADDGRQIERPALVYATDKTNVDFSTTESLIRKVCVDRFGFGLARCICIKPEEVPRTRSGKVQRGRLAEIFIRTDTSHPSPLEVKPPETLQNKIAALMASLLDGVTPNLTDDFFELGGDSLGALTFTVALEQKLGISLPPAIFARAPTLGNVLAFVQTNPASSGRLSIVPVQTGTSGKGVFITPGLWGNNGYAHNLAIEMGPEFSVWTFHITAPANWTLRFHSIPELARECCTLMQTVQPQGPYHIAGHSFGGMIAFEMGRQLFASGLAVGTLSIIDITAKLMHRDFNVDSTKRTDYVIEHHRLLNKLYLPRLIEGPLRYFRARDSVYLPLSDKTGGWSYLSKNGVEIIDIPGDHQSIVRNPSLGILSKHIVAGIRGQIGFLHPHLSISEMARIAIDEARNACVEGNLLLEIESLKRAIAAEPNVSSWVFTRLAHALLSADQIGPAAETYLSALKRDPWPLTTHLHLRVALINSRSSNFGLHASHFAKQTKIDSPAIARIIGAIFLILGDATGAERGIRTGLEQIPESLELRLQLLNFLVENKRFSEAEEQLVMSLAHPIANDEAYFDLGILAIRLNKFDLATDCLNKSIDIDPGNSRALDILGKIQAAKGNIESAQHLKSRLEIILHGQIFRSE, encoded by the coding sequence ATGGGGACTGAGGCTAAAGCAGCTTTGGCAATTGGCGCTGCAATTGACTTTGCAATGCCCCAGAGCTTACAGGACGCTTTACAGCTGGCACTCGCCAACCATTTTAATGGAGCATTTGTTTTTTCAAATGGGGTCCTAGCGTCCGAGGAATTCAGCTATTCTCATATCTGGAACAGGGCACTATGCATGCTCCGTGGACTGCAAGAGTCGGGTTGTAAGCGCGGAAATGTGCTGATTATTGATGCCGGAAATCCAGCAACATTTATCCCAGCGCTTTGGGCTACCTTGCTGGGAGGCATGGTGGCTGTACCGCTCACCTTCAGTCGGTGGAATGTCCGTGCGCACCATGAGTTTAAGGACAGACTAGATAAAATCCATGCGACTCTCGCTCAGCCCTTGATTCTTTCTGATGACGAAGACCTGTTCTGGAACAAGGGAAGAAGGCAGATTTCATTTCATCAGCTTCGTGAATACTCGCCTGCTGAAGGAATTACTTCAACTGACTGGGGCGCTCCAGCGGTCCTTATCTCAACTTCCGGTACGACGGGCCTACCGCAACTCGTTACCCTCAGCGGCAAGGCATTAATGCACCGTTGGTGGCCAGCGGGTCCATCCGCTCCCAATCAGACGAGATTTCTGAATTGGATGCCGCTGGATCATGTCATGGGGCTGGGGGTAGCGGGGCCTAATGGACGATTGAAGATTCAACTATCGCCAGAATCGTTTGTGCAAAAGCCATTGGGTTGGCTTGACCTAATTCAGTCCCACAGTATTACTCATGCCGGAATGAGTAATTTTGGCATGAAGTTGATCGCGGATGCGGCCTCATCATCCAACTGGGACCTCTCGAGTCTGCAACGTGTGGGCGTTGGCACAGAAATGGTCTCGGCAAAGGTTTGTACCCGATTTATCGAAGTCCTTGTGGGTAATGGTGCCCCTGCCGAAACGATTATTTTGGGTTATGGACTATCCGAATGCGGACCTGTTGCAGGCGGTAAACGATCATTCCAGCCAGCGTTGCACAACAACGGGCATGAACCACCACTTATCGATTTTCCGACGCAAGGGCATAGCGTTCGTATTGTCGATCAAGACGGAAGCCTATGCCAAGAAGAAGAGATTGGGCAGATTGAAGTGTGCGGCCCGACGATGACCTCCGGATATTATGGAAGCCCCGAGCTCAATAAGCTGATTTTTACTGCTGATAGCTGGTTTCGAACCGGTGATACAGGCTATTTGCGGGGAGGCTGCTTGTGCGTGACAGGAAGAGAAAAGGAAGTCATCCTCGTAAACGCACTCAAGTTTTCCTGTAGTGAAATTGATTCTGTCATACAGTCGATTCCGGGAATATCCTTGGCCTATGTTTTTCCATGGGCTGATGATGGCAGACAAATCGAGCGCCCAGCATTGGTTTATGCAACGGATAAGACGAATGTCGATTTTAGTACAACCGAATCGCTAATCAGAAAGGTTTGCGTCGACCGATTCGGATTTGGCCTGGCTCGTTGCATCTGCATTAAACCCGAGGAAGTACCAAGAACTCGTTCCGGAAAAGTGCAGCGCGGCCGACTGGCTGAGATATTCATACGGACTGACACATCTCATCCCTCTCCTCTGGAAGTCAAGCCACCTGAAACACTCCAAAACAAGATTGCCGCACTGATGGCCAGTTTACTTGATGGTGTGACCCCTAACCTGACAGACGACTTTTTCGAACTTGGCGGCGACTCTTTGGGCGCATTGACGTTTACTGTTGCCCTGGAGCAGAAATTAGGCATCAGCCTTCCCCCAGCCATCTTTGCGCGCGCGCCTACCCTTGGAAATGTTCTGGCTTTTGTTCAAACGAACCCCGCCAGCTCAGGTCGATTGTCAATCGTTCCGGTACAGACAGGAACATCTGGGAAGGGGGTATTCATTACGCCTGGATTGTGGGGAAACAACGGCTACGCTCATAACCTGGCAATTGAAATGGGCCCGGAGTTCTCCGTTTGGACATTTCACATAACCGCCCCGGCTAACTGGACACTCCGGTTTCACAGCATTCCAGAACTCGCAAGAGAATGCTGCACGTTAATGCAAACGGTCCAGCCCCAAGGTCCCTATCACATTGCGGGGCATTCGTTTGGTGGAATGATCGCCTTTGAAATGGGAAGGCAATTGTTCGCCTCAGGACTGGCAGTAGGGACGCTGTCAATCATCGACATCACGGCGAAACTCATGCATCGCGATTTCAATGTTGACAGTACGAAGCGCACTGATTATGTGATTGAACACCATCGCTTGCTAAACAAGCTATACCTTCCGCGTCTTATAGAAGGGCCCCTTCGATATTTCAGGGCCAGGGACAGTGTCTATTTGCCCCTTTCGGATAAAACAGGTGGCTGGTCGTACCTCTCCAAAAATGGCGTTGAAATTATTGACATTCCCGGTGATCACCAATCGATCGTAAGAAACCCATCTCTCGGGATTTTGAGTAAACACATCGTAGCAGGTATACGAGGTCAGATAGGATTTCTCCATCCTCATCTATCAATTTCAGAGATGGCGCGAATAGCGATTGATGAGGCTCGCAATGCGTGTGTTGAAGGCAACCTGCTACTAGAAATTGAGTCGCTGAAGCGTGCCATAGCCGCAGAGCCCAACGTGTCTTCCTGGGTCTTCACAAGACTTGCGCATGCCTTGCTTTCAGCTGATCAAATTGGACCTGCCGCAGAAACATATCTCTCAGCCTTAAAAAGAGATCCTTGGCCACTCACAACACATTTACACCTTCGCGTAGCATTAATAAATAGCAGGTCAAGCAATTTTGGTCTCCACGCTTCGCATTTTGCCAAACAGACAAAAATTGATTCCCCGGCAATAGCCCGAATCATAGGAGCTATTTTTTTGATACTAGGAGATGCTACGGGGGCAGAAAGAGGCATCAGAACTGGGCTCGAACAAATTCCAGAGAGTCTGGAACTTCGGCTGCAATTGCTTAATTTTCTGGTTGAGAATAAACGCTTTTCTGAAGCTGAGGAACAGCTTGTTATGTCACTTGCCCATCCTATAGCAAATGATGAGGCTTATTTTGATCTCGGTATTCTTGCCATTAGACTGAATAAGTTCGACCTCGCAACCGACTGTTTGAACAAGTCCATTGACATTGACCCGGGCAACTCTCGCGCCCTGGATATACTGGGGAAAATTCAGGCCGCAAAAGGCAATATTGAATCAGCCCAGCATTTGAAGTCCAGGCTGGAAATAATTTTGCATGGCCAAATATTTCGTTCTGAGTAA
- a CDS encoding GlcG/HbpS family heme-binding protein, translated as MISRVTSTLIFATLVTASNAHAQVRIVRDIPTALAVEAVAAAVADCSSKGYNVTGIVVDRAGQLKALQRADNAGPHSIDSSRKKAYTALTTKNSTTRLMESTQKNPAAANLVFINDFIALGGGVPIQVEGETIGAIGIGGAPGGHLDEQCAEAGIAKIKDRLK; from the coding sequence ATGATTTCACGCGTCACAAGCACTCTCATTTTCGCAACACTCGTTACTGCCAGCAATGCTCACGCACAGGTTCGCATCGTCAGGGACATCCCGACCGCACTGGCAGTTGAAGCTGTTGCCGCCGCCGTCGCTGATTGCTCTTCGAAAGGCTATAACGTCACTGGAATTGTGGTCGACCGCGCTGGACAGCTCAAGGCTCTACAACGTGCAGACAACGCGGGCCCGCATTCAATCGATAGCAGCCGCAAGAAAGCATACACCGCTCTTACAACCAAAAATTCGACCACGCGGCTAATGGAAAGTACACAGAAAAATCCCGCAGCTGCTAATCTTGTCTTCATAAATGATTTCATTGCCCTGGGTGGCGGAGTACCCATTCAAGTGGAAGGCGAAACAATTGGTGCCATTGGCATCGGCGGTGCGCCTGGCGGCCACCTCGATGAGCAGTGCGCAGAGGCAGGAATCGCTAAGATCAAGGATCGCTTGAAGTGA
- a CDS encoding YdcF family protein, translated as MNTSQEFLHNSSITSQMGVLTQFIFVPDDVLKADATIVLGMSLWERPLARAIDLYRQELAGRLILCGGYNLKIDAIEALKMYRKAKSIGIPDSDILVDPDSSNTAENFSNAAFLLQANNIEITRSVVNIVSIHFHSRRALLTAQKVFGKGVQFGIATYPSVHYTSKTWYETEAGRRNVFDEIEKITRYFPGNILPKGIN; from the coding sequence ATGAATACATCGCAGGAATTCTTACACAATTCATCGATAACATCCCAGATGGGCGTCTTGACGCAGTTCATCTTCGTTCCTGATGACGTATTGAAAGCTGATGCCACTATTGTTTTGGGGATGAGTTTATGGGAGCGCCCATTAGCAAGGGCAATTGACCTGTACCGTCAGGAACTTGCTGGGAGGCTGATCTTGTGCGGCGGTTACAATCTAAAAATTGACGCAATCGAAGCACTCAAGATGTACAGGAAAGCCAAATCAATAGGAATACCCGATTCAGATATTCTGGTTGATCCAGATTCAAGTAATACTGCGGAAAACTTCTCCAATGCAGCTTTCCTTCTCCAAGCCAACAACATTGAAATAACCCGATCTGTAGTAAATATTGTCTCAATCCATTTTCATAGCCGTCGCGCATTGTTAACGGCACAGAAAGTGTTTGGCAAAGGCGTCCAATTTGGAATAGCAACTTATCCAAGTGTTCACTACACGAGTAAAACTTGGTACGAGACTGAAGCAGGACGTCGGAATGTATTTGACGAGATTGAAAAAATAACTAGATACTTTCCAGGAAACATACTGCCGAAAGGCATTAATTGA